The DNA segment CGCCATCGTCCCCGTCACCGCTCTTTCCGGTGCCACGCCGAATTCCCCCGACGGCGCCAATGCGGGTTATTCCCAGGCCAACGCCGAGATCCGCCGCCAGGCGAAGCTGACCTGGTCCATCAATCAGGACCACACCCTGGTCGCATCCTACATGCGGAATGCCAACAACCAGACGAATCGTAATTATTCGTCCGGCGAACTGCTGTCTCTGGTGCCCCAGATCAGCACGTCCGACTTCCTCAACATCGCCCTGCGGTCCGCTTGGGCCAGCAATCTCACCACGGAACTCCGCTACGGCAAGAAGCACCAGAACCTCTCCGCCGGTGGTGCCGCCAATGGCCAGAGCCCTTTTTACAACGATGACACGGGCTATTACTACAACAACGGCATCTTCAGCAGCAACGACGGTGGCGACGAGCGCGACAACCAGACCCTGAACCTCAAGGCCAGCCTGTTCTGGAATGGCGCCGGCAGCCACCAGACCGACTTCGGCATCGACTACTACGAGGGCAAGCGCCAGGCCAAGAACGCTCAGACCCCCACCGGCTACATCATCGAAGCGAGCGACCTGAACCTCAACGCTCGCACCGCCGTTGGAGGCGCTATCTGGACCTACCAGAACGGGGAAGGGTCCGCCAAGAACGATTCCTATGGCGTCTACGTCAACGACAAATGGAGCCTGGACCAGCACTGGAACTTCCAGTTCGGCGTGCGCTTCGACAAGTACGAAGCCAAGAGCGAGAGTGGCAGCAAGACGGCCGGCGCCAATGGCATCAGCCCCCGCCTCGGCGTGAAGTACGACCTCTTCGGCGACAGCAAGCATATCTTCGGCGTGAGCTTCGCCCGCTACAACGCCAAGGTGCTGGAAGGTATCACCAATTCGGTCACCAGTCAGGGCAACCCCACTGAGATCGATTACCTTTACTCCGGTCCTGCCGGTGCCCAGAGCTTTGCCGTCTTGCAGAACCTGAGCAACTACAACATTTCCCCCAGCGGTATCGCTTATTACAACGACCCCAAGCTGAATGTCCGCCTTTCCGACAAGCTGAAGGCCCCCACCACGGATGAGATCCAGGCCAGCTACGCCGTGTCCTTCAACTTGGGCGCCATGGGCGACGGCTACCTGAAGGTGACTGCGGTCGACAAGAAGTGGAAGAACCTCATCGACTACAGTGTCGGCAACAACGGTACGGTCAGCGATCCCACCGGGACGCCCATCTACGTGAAGGTTTGGGACAACAACTCGGAAGCCAAGCGGACCTACAAGGGCCTGGAACTGGAATCCCAGTACAACGTCAATCAGTGGAGCCTCCTCGGCAACATCACCTGGAGCCAGCTGAAGGGCAACTACGAGGGTGAAGGCACCAGCACCCCCGCCCGCGGAGAAGGCCTCCACAACTTCGACGTCCAGAGCGGCGTGGCTTTGTATGACCACAACTGGACCACGCCCTACGGCTACCTCACGGGCCACGTGCCCATCCGTTCGCGCATCACTGGCAGCCGCACCTTTAACAACGAATTGGGCAAGACCTCTGTAGGTCTGATCTATCGCTTCGATTCCGGCGCTCATTACAACAATACCCGTGTAATCTCTGCCGTTGATAATCCCAATACGGCCGCTAACGAAGCCCGTCTGGGTGGCTCGACCATGTCCAGCCAGTTTGGGACCAGTGGCACGCAGTACATGAATCAGACTCGCGGCGACGGTGTGTTCATGGCCTCGTCCTACCTGGATCTGGCTATCACCCATGACTTCCCTCTCTTCAAGGTGGGAAGCCGGGATGTGACCGCCTTCGGTAAGCTGAACATCAGCAACGTGCTGAACCACCAGCAACAGGTTTCCTTCAGCACCACGTATGCAGCTGCCACCGGCACTTATGGCCAGCCCAACGGCGGGGTGAACTCTCCCTGGGTGCCTACTTCCACCTTCGGAAAGCCCACGGGTACCACCAACTACGGTACCGCCCGAACCATCACTGCTTCCGCTGGCTTCCGCTTCTAGTTCTGGCAAATTCCAACAATAAACCGGGGCCCGCAAGGGTCCCGGTTTTTATATTTCACGAAAAGTCGCTAAATCAAATAAGGACATCAGCCACACCAAAAGGTGAACTAATTACCCTCTATCCATGAAAGAGAGCAAAGTTAAACCTAATGATTGACTCAAACGGAAGTGAGATTTTCATCGAAAACTGAATTTTTTATATCATTCATTTTTATTAATCCCATTCAGGGATCCCCCATAAGCCAAATATTCTTTAATAATCTGCTTGAGAAGGAGGAAAATCCCCCCTACTGATCTAATCGATTCTCCCAAACACTTTTTCTCCTGAAATAGCAATCCCAAGGGAAGGCCTTATTTAGGAGATTGGCTTCATCCACTCGTTCGTTACTATAATCTGTCAAGCAAAACCGCAAAAAGACGATCATTAAGTCATCTATACGCATCGCATAGTGATGTTACTTGTGAGTGTCTGGGAAAAAAAGTTTGTGTGATCAGGGGAACTTGCCCTATCCTTTCGGCATCCCCCTGATCTTTGGCCCACCTCAGGTATTGAGGCCGGACATTCCATATGTCCGGCCTCAATTCATAGGGAAGGGTCAGATGTCTTTTGCCCGTGGCGGTCCCCCCAACCGCTCCACTCTCTTAAGGAGTTTCTATGAATCGTGTCTTCACCCGGCTCGGCTTTACGGCCGCAGCGCTAGTCGCTGGGAGCGGCATGGTCGCGCACGCCCAGACGGCCACGACAGGCGCGGTGTCCGGCGTGGTCTCCGACAAGGGGGGTGCACCCCTCGCCGGAGCGACCGTGCGGCTCAGTTCCTCCCAGACCTCGCGGACCTACATCACGGGAACGGACGGCAGCTTCCGGATGGGACTGCTCAATCCCGGCGCGTGGACCGTCGAAGTCACCAAAAACGGATTTCAAAAGATTAGCCAGGCCGTCACGGTGCTGGTGAACCAGACCCAGCCTCTGACCTTCAAGATGGCGGGTGAGGCGGCAACGGTGGTCGAGGTACTGGGGACTGCCACTACCGTGGACACCACCACCACTCAGACCGGCCTCACCACCACCATGGATACCCTGTCGGCGATTCCCAAGGGACGCGATATGAGTTCCATCGCCTTCCTCGCGCCGGGCGTGGTTTCCGGTGGCTTCAATGGCCGCAACGATCCGTCCATCGGCGGCGGTTCCGGTGCTGAAAACGCTTACATCGTGGACGGCTTGTCTACCACCAACAGCAGCCGCGGCTTCCAGGGAACTCAGCTCGTCACGGACTTTATCGACCAAGTCGAAGTCCAGACCGGCGGGTTCAAGCCCGAATTCAGCGCATTGGGCGGCGTATTCAATGCCGTAACCAAGTCGGGCACGAACGAGATCAAGGGATCCACTTGGCTGACTTGGGACGCCATCGGCATCCAGGCGGTGGCCAAGAAGAGCAAGTACTCTCAGCCCACCACTCAGGCCGTGAACAGCCGCTACGACATCGGCGCTGAAATCGGTGGTCCAATCCTGAAGGACAAGCTGTTCTTCTTTGCCGGTGTGGACGCCAACATCACGGAAGCTCCGGGCAGTGTCCCCAACAACAACGGGCTGGTGGACAGCAAGCGGAAGATCAACGCCCTGCAGGCGCTCGCCAAGTTGAACTGGTACATCACCCAGGATCACCAGATCACCTTCTCGGCCAACATCAATGACACGAAGGATGATTACCCTACCCGCTATCCCGTGACCGGCAACGGCAACCTCGGGTATAACGACAAGAGCACGGTCCAAAACTTCGTCATCAACTATGACTGGACGATTTCTCCCTCTTTGTTCTTCAGTGCCAAATTCGGCACCACAGAGTTCAAAGATGAAAACACCCCGTCCGACATGACGAACATCGCGGTAACCGACAATGTCTATTACACCGCGGGACCCGGGGCGGCCAGCCGTCCCGACTTGGCCGGACTCGCATACCGCTCCGGAGGAGCGGGATATTCGGCCACTGCTGCGCTGGATAAGGTCACGTCGGACCAGCTCAGGGCAGATCTCAGCTGGTTCCTGGGCTCACACAACATGAAGTTTGGCATGTCCCAGCTGGAGTCCAAATACACCGAACTGGCCGCCACCTCAGGGGGCGAGCGCGTGACCATCCGCGCCACCACCTCCGGCGCCTTTAACGGCGTGGATCGCCAGTTTCTGAGCACGAATGCCACCGTGAAAGCCATCTTCACGGCCTTCTACGCCCAGGACACATGGGACGTGGGCAACGGCCTCAAGCTGATGTATGGCGCCCGCTACGAGATCCAGGATCAGCGTGACTTGAACGACAAGAGCTTCATGAAGTTCAGCAACTTCAACGATCAGCTCCAGCCGCGCCTCGGCTTCACCTGGGACGTGAACCAGGATGGAAAGACGAAGGTTTCCGGCAGCTATGCTCGCTACTTCGAATCCATCCCGCAGCGCCTCGCGATCCGCGTCTACGCAAATGAGATCTACCTCCGGTATCGCTATGGAACCAGTGGATCGACCTATAACGCGGCTACGGGAGCCTATGCCATCACCAGTGCAACCCCGAGCAGCATTACGGACTTCGCCACGCCCTTCAGCTTCGATCCCATCGCCGAAGGCGTGAAGCTTCCCCAGCGCAACGAGTACATCCTGGGCCTGGATCACACCTTTGCGAGCGGATGGACTGCCGGTATCCATGCCAAGTACCGCGAATTGAAGAACCCGATCGAGGACATGGTCTTCACTGACAGTGCTGGAAATCCCTACGATGAAGGTCCGTCCATCTCCTTCACCGGCACGGGAACTCCCACCGGGGGCGCAGGCGCCGCGGTGATCGGTAATCCCGGGGCCTTCCAGCAGTGGCGTCCCAACGCCAAGAGCATGACGCTCTACCTGTTGGGGCAGGGAACGACGACCAATAACTACGGCATCAACATGCTGCAGTACTACAATCCTGCCACCGGCCTCTTTACCGTCCAGGACACCGGTTTCACCAAGGCGGGCAACAAGTTCTCCAGCATCGACTTCACCCTCGACAAGAAGACGGATCGCGATGTCTTCAGTTTCAGCTACACCTGGAGCCGGCTCGAAGGCAACTACGAGGGCGTGGTGTCCAGCTCCAATGGCCAGGCGGACGGCAACATCACCGCTTCCTTCGACTACTACCCCTACGTAGGCTATGGCCTGCTTCCCAATGACCGCACGCACGTGGTCAAGCTCTTCGCCAGCCACCGCTTCGATTTCCTCGGCGGGGATCTGAACGTGGGCGCCAACTGGACCTATCAGAGCGGCACCCCCATCAGCCTCTTCGATGACGGTTCCACGAGCGAAGGCCATGCCCCGGGAAGCGGCAGCTCTCTGGACATCGGCGGCTACGGCAATGCGGTTCCCGCCAACGGCCAGTTGGGACAATACGGCCGCACGCCCGCCCTCAACAATGTCGATTTCCATCTCGACTGGGCCTACAAGCTCGGCAAGCGCTACAAGCTGATCCCCAGCGTGGACGTGTTCAACGTCTTCAACACGCGGTATGCCACCGCGGTCTACCAGCAGGCCACCGACGCGAGCGGCACCCGGGCCGTCAACTACGGTCAGGCCAGCGACTGGCAGGTGGGCCGTCGCTACCGGTTCGGC comes from the Geothrix sp. 21YS21S-4 genome and includes:
- a CDS encoding TonB-dependent receptor is translated as MHLLNNRLGRLTALIALGGAALYSQGTQTANVTGTVVDSAGAPLAGVTVRLTSPSLQGVRTYVTDATGKFIARLLPPGFYTIQYTKDGLETRKITEQLGIDQTFSPKVTLSKVGGAVVEVIAAAPAVDKTDIKTATNYRADSVDMLPNARTQEGVALLTPGVTSGVGGRVQIRGAQTSGNLYLLDGQNIADNAYNNRGVTLIDDSIEETQVVTGAMSAEYGDVDGGVINSITRSGSNEFSGSLRWELSDAAWNAMAPMQARAAVNNIMNETKTLFFSGPILKDKLWFAASYFTTKNTVANNIAAAAIVPVTALSGATPNSPDGANAGYSQANAEIRRQAKLTWSINQDHTLVASYMRNANNQTNRNYSSGELLSLVPQISTSDFLNIALRSAWASNLTTELRYGKKHQNLSAGGAANGQSPFYNDDTGYYYNNGIFSSNDGGDERDNQTLNLKASLFWNGAGSHQTDFGIDYYEGKRQAKNAQTPTGYIIEASDLNLNARTAVGGAIWTYQNGEGSAKNDSYGVYVNDKWSLDQHWNFQFGVRFDKYEAKSESGSKTAGANGISPRLGVKYDLFGDSKHIFGVSFARYNAKVLEGITNSVTSQGNPTEIDYLYSGPAGAQSFAVLQNLSNYNISPSGIAYYNDPKLNVRLSDKLKAPTTDEIQASYAVSFNLGAMGDGYLKVTAVDKKWKNLIDYSVGNNGTVSDPTGTPIYVKVWDNNSEAKRTYKGLELESQYNVNQWSLLGNITWSQLKGNYEGEGTSTPARGEGLHNFDVQSGVALYDHNWTTPYGYLTGHVPIRSRITGSRTFNNELGKTSVGLIYRFDSGAHYNNTRVISAVDNPNTAANEARLGGSTMSSQFGTSGTQYMNQTRGDGVFMASSYLDLAITHDFPLFKVGSRDVTAFGKLNISNVLNHQQQVSFSTTYAAATGTYGQPNGGVNSPWVPTSTFGKPTGTTNYGTARTITASAGFRF
- a CDS encoding TonB-dependent receptor, encoding MNRVFTRLGFTAAALVAGSGMVAHAQTATTGAVSGVVSDKGGAPLAGATVRLSSSQTSRTYITGTDGSFRMGLLNPGAWTVEVTKNGFQKISQAVTVLVNQTQPLTFKMAGEAATVVEVLGTATTVDTTTTQTGLTTTMDTLSAIPKGRDMSSIAFLAPGVVSGGFNGRNDPSIGGGSGAENAYIVDGLSTTNSSRGFQGTQLVTDFIDQVEVQTGGFKPEFSALGGVFNAVTKSGTNEIKGSTWLTWDAIGIQAVAKKSKYSQPTTQAVNSRYDIGAEIGGPILKDKLFFFAGVDANITEAPGSVPNNNGLVDSKRKINALQALAKLNWYITQDHQITFSANINDTKDDYPTRYPVTGNGNLGYNDKSTVQNFVINYDWTISPSLFFSAKFGTTEFKDENTPSDMTNIAVTDNVYYTAGPGAASRPDLAGLAYRSGGAGYSATAALDKVTSDQLRADLSWFLGSHNMKFGMSQLESKYTELAATSGGERVTIRATTSGAFNGVDRQFLSTNATVKAIFTAFYAQDTWDVGNGLKLMYGARYEIQDQRDLNDKSFMKFSNFNDQLQPRLGFTWDVNQDGKTKVSGSYARYFESIPQRLAIRVYANEIYLRYRYGTSGSTYNAATGAYAITSATPSSITDFATPFSFDPIAEGVKLPQRNEYILGLDHTFASGWTAGIHAKYRELKNPIEDMVFTDSAGNPYDEGPSISFTGTGTPTGGAGAAVIGNPGAFQQWRPNAKSMTLYLLGQGTTTNNYGINMLQYYNPATGLFTVQDTGFTKAGNKFSSIDFTLDKKTDRDVFSFSYTWSRLEGNYEGVVSSSNGQADGNITASFDYYPYVGYGLLPNDRTHVVKLFASHRFDFLGGDLNVGANWTYQSGTPISLFDDGSTSEGHAPGSGSSLDIGGYGNAVPANGQLGQYGRTPALNNVDFHLDWAYKLGKRYKLIPSVDVFNVFNTRYATAVYQQATDASGTRAVNYGQASDWQVGRRYRFGVKFQF